One stretch of Deltaproteobacteria bacterium DNA includes these proteins:
- a CDS encoding 3-oxoacid CoA-transferase subunit B: MRKPSFSAAAAVADIPDGASILVGGFGVLQGWPHELFFALRERGTRDLTLICNSPGFGPYSPQILAENRQIKKLIASFGGYSYRTTPLSEQIGRGEVEFEMVPQGTLVERIRAGGAGIPAFFTPTGVGTVVEEGKEKRVFNGRTYLMETAIRSDFAFIRAHRADAYGNLVYRRSARNFHPPFATAAEVTIAEVDEIFEPGQLDPEAVVTSGIFVDRLVHRKTPLRKETVFELMRSMGRNVKVAETGNEGGPGLSPELMALRAARLLEPGHYVNLGIGLPTLVSDFISPDVTLHAENGVLGYGRIAPTGEEDIDLYNASSQLVTLLPGASFFHSADAFGMARGGHLDTVILGGFQVATNGDLANWKTPSMGAGAVGGAMDLAAGARTLIVMMFHTTKKGESKLLEKCTYPLTACGKVSWVVTNLALIQVDQDGFLLREVAPDVTVEEVRVATAAPLRIASDVRTMEF, translated from the coding sequence ATGCGAAAACCTTCCTTTTCTGCGGCTGCGGCAGTTGCGGACATTCCTGATGGCGCCAGTATTCTCGTTGGTGGCTTTGGCGTGCTTCAAGGTTGGCCACATGAGTTGTTTTTCGCTTTACGCGAGCGTGGCACCAGAGATCTGACGCTTATTTGTAATTCTCCTGGGTTTGGTCCCTATTCACCGCAAATCTTGGCTGAAAATCGTCAGATCAAGAAACTCATTGCCTCATTTGGTGGCTATTCGTATCGAACAACTCCTCTCTCTGAACAAATTGGTCGTGGAGAAGTCGAGTTTGAGATGGTTCCGCAAGGAACGCTGGTCGAACGTATCCGTGCTGGTGGTGCAGGAATCCCGGCATTTTTTACACCGACAGGCGTGGGAACAGTTGTTGAAGAGGGAAAAGAGAAGCGCGTTTTCAACGGACGCACGTATTTGATGGAAACCGCCATTCGTTCTGACTTCGCATTCATTCGTGCCCATCGTGCTGATGCATACGGTAATCTTGTCTATCGCCGCTCGGCACGCAATTTCCATCCACCATTTGCGACTGCTGCTGAGGTTACCATTGCTGAGGTCGACGAAATCTTTGAACCCGGCCAGTTAGACCCAGAAGCTGTAGTAACGTCAGGTATCTTCGTTGATCGCTTGGTGCACCGCAAAACACCACTGCGCAAAGAAACCGTCTTTGAACTGATGCGTAGCATGGGTCGTAACGTCAAAGTTGCCGAAACCGGCAATGAAGGTGGTCCGGGACTCTCACCTGAGTTGATGGCGTTACGTGCCGCACGATTGCTCGAACCTGGACACTATGTGAACCTCGGCATTGGCTTACCCACGTTGGTGTCCGATTTCATTTCACCCGATGTTACCTTGCACGCCGAAAATGGCGTCTTAGGCTATGGCCGCATCGCTCCAACCGGAGAAGAAGATATTGATCTGTATAACGCCAGCTCTCAACTTGTGACGCTCTTACCAGGAGCAAGCTTCTTTCACAGCGCTGATGCTTTCGGTATGGCACGTGGCGGACATCTCGATACGGTCATTCTCGGTGGCTTTCAGGTCGCCACGAACGGAGATCTCGCCAACTGGAAAACTCCTAGTATGGGTGCAGGTGCAGTTGGTGGAGCAATGGACCTCGCTGCTGGAGCACGAACGTTGATCGTCATGATGTTCCATACCACCAAGAAGGGTGAGTCGAAGTTACTAGAAAAGTGCACCTATCCATTGACTGCGTGTGGAAAGGTGTCGTGGGTGGTGACGAATTTGGCCTTGATCCAAGTTGATCAGGATGGGTTCCTGCTGCGCGAAGTGGCACCAGATGTCACCGTTGAGGAAGTCCGCGTAGCGACAGCAGCACCATTACGCATCGCGAGTGATGTGCGAACGATGGAGTTCTAA
- the recA gene encoding recombinase RecA has translation MASEKDKDKEKDKERSRALDLAVSQIEKQFGKGAIMKLGEEAITQDIAAISTGSLTLDLALGIGGLPRGRVVEIYGPESSGKTTMALQVVAEAQKMAGTCAYIDAEHALDLGYAQKIGVKADELLVSQPDNGEQALEITDTLVRSGAVDVIVVDSVAALTPRAEIEGEMGEPQMGLQARLMSQALRKLVGTISRSKTLVVFINQVRMKIGVMFGNPETTTGGNALKFYASVRLDIRRTGAVKQGEEVIGSRTRVKVVKNKVAPPFREAEFDIVYGVGVSKEGELVDIGSENGVVEKSGAWYSFNGERIGQGRENAKDYLKDHPDIAQVVEAKIREKFGVASPALVEAED, from the coding sequence ATGGCAAGCGAAAAAGACAAAGACAAAGAGAAGGATAAAGAGCGAAGCCGCGCCTTAGATTTGGCAGTCAGTCAAATCGAAAAGCAATTTGGCAAAGGCGCGATCATGAAGCTGGGGGAAGAGGCGATTACCCAAGATATTGCCGCCATCTCCACTGGCTCACTGACTCTGGATCTTGCGCTTGGGATCGGTGGTTTGCCACGTGGTCGAGTGGTGGAGATTTACGGTCCTGAATCATCAGGAAAAACGACGATGGCGCTGCAAGTCGTTGCCGAAGCACAGAAAATGGCCGGAACCTGCGCCTATATCGATGCTGAACATGCGCTTGACCTGGGCTACGCGCAAAAGATTGGCGTGAAAGCTGACGAACTATTGGTGTCGCAACCGGATAACGGCGAACAAGCACTGGAAATCACTGATACGCTCGTGCGGAGCGGCGCTGTGGATGTGATCGTGGTTGACTCTGTTGCTGCGCTTACACCTCGGGCTGAAATTGAAGGCGAGATGGGTGAACCGCAAATGGGTTTACAAGCCCGCCTCATGTCTCAGGCGTTACGGAAACTGGTTGGTACGATTTCTCGCTCGAAAACACTTGTCGTTTTCATCAACCAGGTCCGTATGAAGATCGGCGTGATGTTTGGCAATCCTGAAACCACGACTGGTGGAAACGCGCTCAAATTTTACGCCTCGGTTCGTTTGGATATTCGCCGTACCGGTGCGGTCAAACAAGGTGAAGAAGTGATTGGCAGTCGCACAAGAGTCAAGGTTGTCAAAAACAAAGTGGCACCGCCGTTTCGTGAAGCGGAGTTTGATATTGTCTACGGAGTTGGCGTCTCAAAAGAAGGTGAGTTGGTTGATATTGGTTCTGAAAACGGTGTGGTCGAAAAATCTGGAGCCTGGTACTCGTTTAATGGTGAGCGTATAGGCCAAGGGCGAGAGAATGCGAAAGATTATCTCAAAGACCACCCCGACATTGCCCAGGTCGTTGAGGCGAAGATTCGTGAGAAGTTCGGAGTGGCTTCTCCAGCATTGGTGGAGGCGGAGGACTAA
- a CDS encoding Uma2 family endonuclease, with translation MSLQPKPFLTPEEYLAIERKAEYKSEYFNGEMFAMAGASARHALIVTNVVSELREQLRRKPCTVYSTDLRVRVSPTGLYPYPDVVVICGQPQFADAIPDMIVNPTLIVEVLSDSTQDYDRGGKFEQYRSLASFKEYVLIAQDRCHVEHFVRQPDNRWLLAETNKIEDALHLSSIDCTLALTEVYDKVELPA, from the coding sequence ATGTCCCTACAGCCGAAACCCTTCCTGACACCTGAAGAATACTTAGCCATTGAGCGCAAGGCTGAATACAAAAGCGAGTATTTCAACGGCGAAATGTTTGCGATGGCAGGAGCCAGCGCCCGCCACGCTCTGATTGTGACGAATGTCGTCAGTGAACTACGAGAACAATTGAGGCGAAAGCCGTGTACGGTTTATTCGACAGACCTACGCGTTCGAGTCAGTCCGACTGGTCTTTATCCCTATCCTGATGTTGTGGTTATTTGTGGCCAGCCTCAGTTTGCCGATGCGATACCGGATATGATTGTAAATCCGACGTTGATCGTTGAGGTCTTATCTGATTCTACACAAGACTACGACCGAGGAGGAAAGTTTGAGCAGTATCGCTCTCTTGCCTCTTTTAAGGAATATGTTTTGATCGCCCAAGACCGGTGTCATGTCGAGCACTTTGTGCGACAGCCGGATAATCGCTGGCTCTTAGCTGAAACTAATAAAATCGAGGACGCTCTTCACTTATCTTCTATTGATTGTACTCTGGCATTGACTGAAGTGTACGATAAAGTCGAATTGCCAGCATGA
- a CDS encoding competence/damage-inducible protein A: MIERAAILSTGDELTTGKVVDTNSNYLADKLVEAGVEVVAVLTVGDVAERIIWAWRQAIEKADVIISTGGIGPTADDLTTELVAKIAGVELFFSEEVADNIRRLFASLKRPMPENNLKQAKFPKGAEIIANHLGTAPGYRVDLDTPHGKKHLIILPGVPRELKPMMEETVLPWLRKMRGTDDVFLTRAFQTFGISESGLDEAVKGTVSEEEGRLAFRASFPQISLKVTVRGKPNEVEGRLEELSKRIRERVGSYVYGEGDVTMEEVVGKLLKEKGKTLAIAEGTSGGLVSHRVTNVAGSSSYYLGTVIAYADAAKTNLLGVKPETLKLHGAVSAEATREMAVGVRERLGADIGVAVTGIAGPGGGTPDKPIGLAYLALSSGETLVARDYKLWGNREWIKTLVAQLALDWVRRSLLGINIAEASFIRR, encoded by the coding sequence ATGATCGAACGTGCAGCAATTCTTAGTACCGGTGACGAACTGACCACGGGAAAAGTGGTCGATACCAATTCAAATTATCTCGCTGATAAACTGGTCGAAGCTGGGGTTGAGGTTGTTGCAGTGCTGACCGTCGGTGATGTTGCTGAGCGCATCATTTGGGCCTGGCGACAAGCGATCGAAAAAGCCGATGTCATTATCTCGACTGGTGGCATTGGTCCGACAGCTGATGATCTCACGACTGAGTTAGTTGCGAAGATTGCTGGCGTCGAGTTGTTCTTCTCTGAAGAAGTTGCAGACAATATTCGTCGCCTTTTTGCGTCGCTCAAACGCCCCATGCCTGAGAACAACCTCAAGCAAGCAAAATTTCCCAAAGGTGCAGAGATCATTGCGAACCATTTAGGTACGGCCCCTGGTTATCGGGTTGATCTCGATACCCCGCACGGGAAGAAACATCTGATTATTCTTCCCGGCGTCCCACGCGAACTGAAGCCAATGATGGAGGAGACAGTCTTACCGTGGCTGCGGAAAATGCGCGGGACAGATGATGTCTTCCTCACCAGAGCCTTCCAAACTTTCGGCATTAGCGAATCCGGTCTTGATGAAGCAGTCAAAGGCACTGTGAGTGAGGAAGAGGGGCGACTCGCTTTCCGCGCCAGTTTCCCGCAGATTTCACTCAAGGTCACGGTCCGTGGCAAGCCCAACGAAGTCGAAGGCCGCTTGGAAGAATTGTCGAAACGCATTCGTGAGCGAGTTGGCTCGTATGTCTACGGCGAAGGCGATGTGACGATGGAAGAAGTCGTCGGTAAGCTACTCAAAGAGAAGGGCAAAACGCTGGCGATTGCTGAAGGGACGTCCGGTGGTTTGGTCAGTCATCGCGTGACCAATGTCGCGGGCAGTTCGTCATACTATCTGGGAACCGTCATCGCGTACGCTGATGCGGCGAAAACGAATCTGCTTGGCGTCAAGCCAGAAACACTGAAGCTGCACGGCGCGGTGAGTGCAGAAGCTACACGCGAAATGGCAGTCGGGGTACGCGAACGGCTAGGTGCTGACATTGGTGTCGCCGTCACTGGCATTGCTGGTCCCGGTGGTGGGACCCCAGATAAGCCGATTGGACTTGCCTATCTCGCGCTCTCTTCCGGCGAGACCTTAGTTGCTCGTGACTACAAACTCTGGGGCAACCGCGAGTGGATTAAAACTCTTGTCGCTCAACTTGCCTTAGATTGGGTTCGCCGTTCGTTGCTCGGAATCAATATCGCTGAAGCAAGCTTTATAAGACGGTAA
- a CDS encoding regulatory protein RecX, which yields MKNPQSLIRNSQSLLTPLDYAYRLLARRAHSEQALADKLLSKGFTEHAVARTVARLKEQGYLNDESLAVDQTERLSKKGFGAEGIRVKLRQKGLASDTIEQTLEEHEKAEDLESARKLLASRFSADALKQSQQYARAFRLLLRRGYTQEVVESLLGEAPTNARETDLED from the coding sequence ATGAAGAATCCGCAATCGTTAATCCGCAATTCACAATCGCTTCTCACTCCCCTCGACTACGCCTATCGCCTGCTCGCTCGCCGCGCCCATAGCGAGCAGGCTCTTGCCGATAAACTCCTCTCGAAGGGCTTTACCGAACACGCTGTCGCTCGCACTGTCGCTCGCCTCAAAGAGCAAGGGTATCTGAACGATGAAAGCCTTGCTGTTGATCAGACTGAGCGTCTAAGCAAAAAGGGATTCGGTGCAGAAGGTATCCGTGTCAAATTGCGACAGAAAGGCCTTGCCTCGGATACCATTGAGCAGACGCTAGAGGAGCATGAAAAAGCTGAAGACCTGGAATCTGCACGCAAACTCCTCGCTAGCCGTTTCTCAGCAGACGCGCTAAAACAGTCCCAGCAGTACGCACGAGCATTTCGGCTCCTGCTCCGTCGGGGGTATACACAAGAAGTCGTTGAGAGTCTCCTTGGTGAGGCGCCAACCAATGCTCGTGAGACAGATTTAGAGGACTGA
- the alaS gene encoding alanine--tRNA ligase produces the protein MTGKEIRDSFLHFFAQQGHQIVPSASLIPASDPTLMFTNAGMVPFKNIFLGIEKPTQTRVVNSQKCLRVSGKHNDLEEVGRDTYHHTLFEMLGNWSFGDYYKKEAILWAWQLLTDVWKLPKDKLWATVYKTDDEAEEWWRKQTDINKDQIQRFAEKDNFWEMGETGPCGPCSEIHIDRGPGVCEKENTPGHVCTVNGGCPRYIELWNLVFIQYNRNPDQSLTELPSKHVDTGMGLERVTSVLQNTRGNYDTDLLRDIIRATEELSGKRYGSDAENDISFRVIADHARAAAFVIADGVVPTNEGRGYVLRRIMRRALRHGRLLGFEGTFFSQVTESVIRLFASAYPELTERKSYVTEVVRNEEERFADTLGKGLGLLEQEINTVRQNGASILNGEVAFRLYDTYGFPLDLTEDFLSSEGFTLDRAGFDRAMEEQRTRAREGQKGTVYISASLTDLRSKFAGDRIVEWESEVVAVLVNGETQRSAAREGQEVEIVTAETPFYGESGGQVGDAGRIETTRGDLIEIVDTQKPQPFLTIHRGKVTRGAIQAGDRVKLVIDATRREATRLNHSATHILHSALREVLGPHVKQAGSLVTPERLRFDFTHTSPVKDDVLERIENIVNTHIRENAEVTSQEMALNDALKSGALAFFGEKYGERVRVLKMGSFSTELCGGTHVNRTGDIGLFKLKAEAGVASGVRRVEATTGKGALEWVRQREQILKDVSSILKGSEEEAADRIEKLLALQRDLEKQLVQLQSKLAGAQSGDIESHAQQVNGVTVVASRIEGVDDKALRDTADRLRDKFQPAVIVLGAVQGDRVVLLAAVSKDVTKQHHAGNILKQIAPLVGGGGGGRPDFAQAGGKDATRLDEALQKVYELVGKGA, from the coding sequence ATGACCGGGAAAGAAATTCGCGACAGTTTCCTTCATTTTTTTGCGCAACAGGGACATCAAATTGTTCCAAGCGCTTCTCTTATCCCCGCGAGTGATCCGACTTTAATGTTCACCAATGCCGGGATGGTACCGTTTAAGAACATCTTCCTTGGTATCGAAAAGCCAACGCAGACACGGGTAGTCAATTCGCAAAAGTGCCTGCGTGTCTCAGGTAAGCATAACGACCTCGAAGAAGTCGGACGTGACACGTACCATCACACGCTCTTTGAAATGCTCGGGAATTGGTCGTTTGGCGATTATTACAAAAAAGAGGCAATTCTCTGGGCGTGGCAATTGTTGACCGACGTGTGGAAACTGCCGAAGGACAAGCTCTGGGCCACGGTCTACAAAACCGATGATGAAGCTGAGGAATGGTGGCGGAAGCAGACCGATATCAACAAAGATCAGATCCAACGATTCGCCGAGAAGGATAATTTCTGGGAAATGGGTGAGACCGGCCCTTGTGGCCCTTGTTCAGAGATTCACATCGACCGTGGGCCCGGCGTGTGTGAAAAAGAAAACACTCCTGGCCACGTCTGTACCGTCAATGGTGGCTGCCCGCGCTATATCGAACTGTGGAACCTGGTTTTCATTCAGTACAACCGTAACCCCGATCAATCGTTGACCGAGTTGCCATCGAAACATGTCGACACCGGCATGGGTCTCGAACGGGTCACCTCGGTGTTACAGAATACGCGCGGCAATTACGACACCGATCTGTTGCGCGACATCATTCGTGCGACCGAAGAGCTCAGTGGCAAGCGTTATGGTAGCGACGCAGAAAACGACATCTCATTTCGCGTGATTGCCGATCATGCGCGTGCGGCAGCGTTCGTCATTGCTGATGGCGTTGTCCCCACTAACGAAGGTCGGGGGTATGTGTTGCGCCGTATCATGCGCCGGGCGTTGCGTCACGGACGCTTGCTTGGCTTTGAGGGGACATTCTTCTCGCAGGTGACAGAGAGTGTGATTCGCCTCTTTGCCTCTGCTTATCCTGAATTGACTGAGCGGAAGAGTTACGTGACTGAAGTCGTCCGTAACGAAGAAGAACGCTTTGCTGATACGCTCGGGAAAGGATTAGGGCTGCTCGAACAGGAGATCAACACGGTTCGTCAGAATGGCGCGTCAATCTTGAACGGGGAAGTCGCTTTTCGTTTGTATGACACGTACGGCTTTCCGCTCGATTTGACCGAAGATTTCCTTTCGTCTGAAGGGTTTACACTAGATCGCGCGGGATTTGACCGGGCGATGGAAGAGCAGCGTACCCGTGCACGCGAGGGACAAAAAGGCACGGTGTACATAAGTGCCAGTCTTACCGACTTGCGCTCGAAGTTTGCTGGCGATCGTATCGTAGAATGGGAATCTGAAGTCGTAGCGGTTCTAGTCAATGGCGAAACTCAGCGCAGCGCAGCACGTGAAGGCCAAGAAGTTGAAATTGTCACTGCCGAGACCCCTTTCTATGGCGAATCCGGCGGTCAAGTTGGGGATGCTGGAAGAATTGAGACAACGCGTGGCGATCTGATCGAAATTGTCGATACTCAGAAGCCACAACCATTCTTAACGATTCACCGTGGCAAAGTGACACGCGGTGCGATTCAGGCTGGCGACAGGGTGAAGTTGGTCATCGATGCCACGCGGCGTGAGGCGACACGTCTGAATCACTCGGCAACGCACATTCTGCACTCAGCGCTACGTGAGGTGCTTGGCCCCCATGTGAAGCAAGCAGGTTCGCTCGTAACCCCTGAGCGGTTGCGCTTCGATTTTACTCACACCAGTCCGGTGAAGGACGACGTGCTCGAACGAATCGAGAACATCGTGAACACCCATATTCGTGAGAATGCTGAAGTGACGAGTCAGGAAATGGCCTTGAATGATGCGTTGAAGAGCGGTGCCCTGGCGTTCTTTGGTGAGAAATATGGGGAACGGGTCCGTGTCCTAAAGATGGGAAGTTTCTCGACTGAACTGTGTGGGGGAACGCATGTGAACCGTACTGGAGACATCGGTCTCTTCAAACTGAAAGCCGAGGCCGGGGTTGCATCGGGAGTTCGTCGGGTCGAAGCAACGACTGGCAAAGGGGCATTGGAGTGGGTTCGGCAACGCGAACAGATTCTCAAAGATGTAAGCAGCATTCTAAAGGGCTCAGAGGAAGAAGCCGCGGATCGTATCGAGAAGTTACTTGCGCTCCAGCGTGACCTTGAGAAACAACTAGTACAGTTGCAAAGCAAGCTGGCAGGTGCGCAGAGTGGCGACATCGAATCGCATGCACAGCAAGTGAATGGGGTGACTGTCGTCGCAAGTCGCATCGAAGGTGTTGACGACAAAGCTCTACGTGACACGGCTGATCGGCTGCGCGATAAGTTCCAACCGGCAGTGATCGTTCTCGGTGCCGTGCAAGGGGATCGAGTGGTATTGTTGGCTGCGGTCAGTAAAGATGTGACAAAACAGCATCACGCAGGAAACATTCTCAAGCAAATTGCTCCACTAGTGGGAGGCGGCGGCGGCGGGCGCCCCGATTTCGCTCAGGCTGGCGGAAAAGACGCCACGCGCCTGGATGAAGCGCTACAAAAGGTGTATGAGCTAGTGGGAAAAGGAGCATAA
- the thpR gene encoding RNA 2',3'-cyclic phosphodiesterase, with translation MHLTLKFLGDISREQVEAILAALRTALSEQPTLHVHAQGLGAFPNLKRPKVLWAGLRGEGLVILQEKVESALVPLDFPREDRGFTPHLTLGRVRSLRGWEQVFAVVRQHEHAQFGDSAIDRVTVYQSTLRPDGAVYSPLGTVPLQQA, from the coding sequence ATGCATCTGACGCTTAAATTCCTTGGCGATATCAGCCGCGAGCAAGTCGAAGCAATTCTTGCAGCTCTGCGTACGGCCTTGAGCGAGCAGCCTACCCTCCATGTCCACGCCCAGGGGTTAGGAGCTTTTCCCAATCTCAAACGACCGAAGGTACTTTGGGCTGGATTACGGGGTGAAGGGCTTGTGATACTCCAGGAGAAGGTTGAGTCTGCGTTGGTTCCGCTCGATTTCCCACGCGAAGACCGAGGCTTCACTCCTCATCTGACGTTGGGTCGGGTGCGCTCGCTCCGGGGATGGGAACAGGTGTTCGCGGTGGTCAGGCAACACGAGCATGCCCAATTTGGTGACAGCGCAATTGACCGCGTCACTGTGTATCAGAGCACGCTTCGCCCGGATGGCGCTGTGTATAGTCCCCTTGGAACCGTACCTCTGCAACAGGCGTGA
- a CDS encoding zinc-binding dehydrogenase, with amino-acid sequence MVNQETMQAIFLLSPGELACRQLPTPQPGADEIVIKVGAALTCGTDLKAFRRGHPKWPMPTRFGHEYAGTIVACGKHVRSLREGDEVMLAPTGPCGSCFYCQRQQENLCTSLMETMVLGGYAEYVTIPARVLRTNVFQKPGPLSFAEAALLEPLSCVTFGLQHAKLRPEDTAIVIGAGAIGLLHVVVLRALGVERVYVVARNAQRAQTARGLGAYGIIPYAAEEAREAILEVTAGQGADLVIECTAQPRVWEESIFFSRPGGQVVLFGGCPAGTTVTFDTYRIHYDQVQVLSPFHFTPTAVRAAYDLLAAEKIPTQKLISGTFPLTQISQAFDLLQRGEGIKYAVVPEKSSQ; translated from the coding sequence ATGGTAAACCAAGAAACCATGCAGGCAATTTTTCTGCTCAGTCCAGGTGAGCTCGCGTGTCGACAATTGCCGACACCACAACCTGGTGCGGATGAGATTGTCATCAAGGTCGGTGCGGCGCTAACGTGCGGTACTGACCTGAAAGCTTTTCGCCGTGGACATCCCAAATGGCCGATGCCAACGCGCTTTGGCCATGAATATGCTGGAACCATTGTTGCCTGCGGTAAGCATGTCCGTTCGCTGCGCGAAGGCGACGAAGTCATGCTGGCACCGACTGGCCCCTGTGGTTCATGTTTCTACTGTCAACGCCAGCAAGAGAACTTATGTACGTCGCTGATGGAAACCATGGTGCTCGGTGGCTATGCAGAGTACGTCACCATTCCGGCCCGCGTACTGCGCACGAACGTCTTTCAGAAACCAGGACCACTGTCGTTTGCCGAGGCAGCTCTGCTGGAGCCATTGTCGTGTGTAACGTTTGGTTTGCAACACGCGAAGCTCCGCCCCGAGGATACCGCCATCGTTATTGGAGCTGGCGCGATTGGGCTCCTACACGTGGTCGTGTTACGTGCACTGGGAGTCGAGCGCGTGTATGTGGTTGCACGAAATGCACAACGCGCCCAGACGGCACGTGGTCTCGGTGCATACGGAATTATCCCCTATGCTGCGGAAGAGGCCCGCGAAGCGATCCTCGAAGTTACTGCTGGTCAAGGAGCTGATCTAGTCATCGAGTGTACCGCCCAGCCGCGAGTTTGGGAGGAGTCGATTTTCTTTTCTCGCCCAGGGGGACAAGTGGTGCTCTTTGGTGGTTGTCCGGCTGGAACGACCGTGACATTTGACACATACCGTATCCATTACGATCAAGTACAGGTACTGAGCCCATTTCACTTCACTCCTACCGCAGTGCGGGCAGCATACGACCTACTTGCGGCTGAGAAAATTCCTACCCAAAAGCTTATTAGTGGGACCTTTCCACTCACGCAAATCTCTCAAGCCTTTGACCTCTTGCAGCGAGGTGAGGGAATCAAGTACGCAGTGGTGCCTGAGAAGAGTAGTCAGTAG